TCCTGGCGCCTGCTCGCAATGCACCACCCATGATGGTGAGCGTGGAAGAGGCGTTCATGAGCCGCAAGGCGCTCACGCTGGCGCATATCCTGCCCGCAGGAGCGTTGGTGCTGCTACTCCCGTTTGTCCTGCGACGCGGACCTGGAACAAGACGCGGTCTTGAAGGTGCAGTCTACGCACTGGGGTTTATCGTCGGCATCACCGCCTATGCAATGAGCGGGCATCCGGTCGGCGGAATCATCGAGCGTTCTGCGGTACTGTTCTTCAACACTCTCTATCTCTTCTGCCTGACACGGTCGTTTCTTCTATGGAGTTCCAAAGCGTTTCCATTGGCGGGACGATGGCTGCTGCGCGCCATGGGTATCCTGCTGGGGATTGCGACCACGCGGCCTGTCATGGGTGTCTTCTTCGCGACCAGCAGGCTTACACATATGACGCCGCAGCAATTCTTCGGCATCGCCTTCTGGATCGGTTTTTCCATCAATACGGTCGTAATTGAGTTGTGGCTGAGAAAGCATCCCGTTATCTCGAATTAGGATTGTTCCTGCAGTGGTGCCCATCCATCGCATCGCGATGGATGGGATATCTCGCGAAGCGAGATTGCTTTCCCCTAGCGCAGCAAAAGACAGTTATGGGTAGAGAAGCAGATTTCTCCGCTCCCGCTGGTCGCTACGAAATGACAAACAAAAAGGCGATCCCCACAGCTTGGGACTGTCCAAGCCTGTCCGAAATTGCTGTATTTGTGTCGTGGCGTTCGCTGCCTGACCGCTCTAGGTTTGAGAGCAGGAGGCAGCAGACCATGACCACCGACACCTTGCCCACCATCTCCGGAGTCACCATTCCCGACAGCAAACTCGCGCAAGCGATTACCACCTTCATCCGCGACACCGAGACTTCCCTGCTCTTCAACCACTCCAGCCGTGTTTATCTCTTTGCGGCGCTTGCTGGTAAGCGCCGTGGGCTGAACTTCGATCCTGAACTCCTCTATGCGGGAGCGATGTTCCATGACATCGGTCTGATGCCTTCCCACAGCAGTCCTCGCGATCGTTTTGAAGTAGACGGAGCCAATGCCGCGCGCGATTTTCTGCGCAGCCACAAGATCCCGGAGCAGGAGATCGATCACGTCTGGACAGCCATTGCACTGCACACCACGCCGGGTATTCCGCAGTATATGCATCCGGTCGTCGCCCTGGTGACCGCGGGAGTCGAGATGGATGTGCTTGGCATTGACTACACCAGCTTTGCCGACGCCGATCGCGAGGCTGTGGTCAACGCCTTCCCACGGACGCCAGCCTTCAAGGAAGACATCCTACAGGCCTTCTACGACGGCATTCATCACAAGCCGGAGACTACCTTCGGCAACGTGAAGGCCGACGTGCTCGCCGATAAAGACCCGAACTTCAAACGCGGTAATTTCTGCCGTGTGATCCGAAACTCCATGTGGCGCGGTTAAGCTGTTCGCCACCGGGGAACGACGATCGCGCTTCCTAGTTAGAATCGGAGTATGAGGAAGGTTGTGATCGTCGGTCCTCCTCCGGTCCAGATTCTCGATGTTGCCGGGCCGCTGGAGGTCTTCAGCAATGTCCCCGGATACGAGGTACAGCTTGCCCATCCGGGAACCGGCGATACTCTTCCAACTCACCGGGGCTTTGCCCTGACCAACGCCATTCCCATTCGCGAGATCACAGGAAAGATCGACACACTGGTCGTCGTCGGAGGTCCCGGAGCGGAGAACGGCATCTACGACGAAACCTTCATTGCCTGGATCGCTGAAGCAGGCGCCAAAGCAAGGCGTGTCGCCGCCATTTGCACCGGAGCTTTCCTTCTCGCAAAAGCTGGTCTGTTGGATGGAAGAAATGCCGTCACGCACTGGAACTTTTGTGACCGGATGGCCAAAGAGTTTCCTGAAGTCACGGTAAAAGCCGAATCTATCTTCCTGAAGGACGGGCCGATTTATACCTCCGCGGGCATCACCGCCGGTATCGACCTATGCCTTGCGCTCGTCGAAGAAGACCACGGACATGAAGCGGCGCTACGCGTCGCTCGCTTCCTCGTCATGTTCCTGGTGCGACCGGGCGGGCAATCGCAGTACAGCCATATGCTCTCGCGCCAGGCGATCACTTCTCAGCCCCTTCGTGAGCTGCAGGTGTGGATGCTGGAACATTTGCGCGAACACCTCACCGTTGACCGTCTTGCGGAACGCATGGGAATGAGTGCACGTAACTTCACTCGCGTCTGCCTGCGTGAGATGCGTATGAACCCGGGGCAATTCGTTGACCGCATGCGAGTTGAAGCTGCGCAGCAGATGATCGACAGCTCATCGATGGGATTGAAGGAGATTGCGGATGCCTGCGGCTTCCGCTCAGCCGATGCCATGCGTCGTACGTTTCTTCGTGTGTTGGGTGTAACGGCGGGTGAGTATGTGAATCGCTTCCGGCGGGATGCCACGAAAGCATAGCAGTCTTAACACCGACGCCCGGCTGCGGGGCAAAAATTGGGGGAGCCTTGCGGCTCCCCGAAGTGTGTGCAGCAGCGAAATGTGGATTTGAGCGTTTTCCCTGTTGCTGGGTATTCCGGAAGGGGCGTGCAGCGGCGTTTTCATTTCGGAAAACGCCCATAGATGCAGAATCCCTGCATCACACCCACAGGAAAAATGCTCTAGAACTCCACAAAGTTTGCGTCGTTGCCGGCGCCGACAGCGACGGGAACGGGGATGGCCACCGGACGGATCATCGGTTTTGCAGGCTTTGCGGCAGCCTTTACGGCAGGCTTCGCCGAAACGCTCTTCGCGCTTTGATGAGTCATTGCGCGAGATGAGGTCTGCACGCCAACCATGGCTCCAAGGCGGGCAGCCAGTTCGTAAAGTGCGCCTGACTGCGCATTGAGCTGCTCAGCGGCTGCGGCAGACTCCTCCGCGTTCGCGGCGTTCTTCTGTGTCACCGACTCCATACGGCCGATGGCGCGTGCGATCTGATCGACACCGCCGACCTGCTCCGAGGATCCATCGCCGATCTGGTCGACCAGCGACTTGATCTCAGTAAAGGAGCCTTCGAGTTTGGCTCCAGCCTCCGCCATCGATTCGATCTTGGTGCGGCCGTCTTCGGCGTTGGTCAGTGCTGCTCCGATCAGGGCGGAGGTCTCACGTGCTGCTTCGGCCGAACGCTGGGCAAGGTTACGCACCTCTTCGGCAACCACAGCGAAGCCTGCTCCGGCCTCACCGGCGCGGGCTGCTTCCACCGCTGCATTCAGCGCCAGGATATTGGTCTGGAACGAAATCTTGTCGATGACATTGATGATCTTCGCAATCTGCTGCGAGCTCTCATTGATGCTGGTCATCGAGTTGACGCACTCCTTCACGGCCGCCGCGCTCTGATGGGAGGTGCCAACGGCAGTGCCGACGATTCCCATCGCAGAGCGCGCATTATCTGCGTTGCGCTTCGCCATGGACGAGATCTCTTCAGAGGAGGCCGATGTCTCTTCGATCATCGCCGCCTGCTCCGAGCTGTCACGAGCCAGGTTCTGGCTGGAGGAAGAGATCTGCGAGGCTGCAGAGGCAATCTGCTCCGCACCCTGGTTCAGGGCGAGCACGTTTTTGCGCAGGTCGCGTTCCAGACGAATGACAATCCAACCAACGACAGCGGAGGCAATAAACGCAAGGAGCAGCAGCGTCATCGAAATCGACTCTGCGGTAACTACGGAGCTACGGGCATCATTGCTCGCATCTGTCATGATTTTCTGCTGGTGCTCGAGGATCTGACTGCTCAGGTTGTCCGCTTCTTCAAGCGGTTGCGTGAGCTCATTCAGGTTCAGGTCGGCCGCTTGCTTGAGGTCGTGATTGTTAACCGCGGCGGCAAACCGCACATGGATTGGAGCCAGGCGGTCGAGCGTGGCTTCGGTTTTATTCAATAGATCTGCACCAGCGGAGCCTACTCCAACGTCGCGAATTCCTTTAATCGCCTTGCGGAACTCAGCTTCGTGCTGTGCGTACTGATGTTCCCGTTGGGCAGCCATATCCCAGTTCCCCATGGCGGCCTGGGCGAGTTCGCCACGCTGCGCAGCCAGCATCTCGGAACCAGAGGCATCGGCAACGCCGGCGAGATAAAACTTGTGAGCATCATCCACACCAAGCGTGTGAATCGTATCCCCCAAAGTACTTACGCGGTAGGCGAATGCCCCGCCCAGAACCATCGCCAGAAGGGTGAGGGCGCCTGTTGCGCTCATAAGCTTTTGCTTGATTGTCAGATTTTTCATTGTGTGCCACCTGCCAGGGAGAAACTCTGTCCTCTCCATCGGCGGAAAAAGGCATCACAATAGCGATTAAGTTATGAGCGGTAAACGACTTAAGCCAATGTTAAGGCTAAATGCGAAACGCCGGACGCCCCTTGACGGCAGCCGTGAAGGGGATATCCGGCGTATAAGTTACTTCGCCTTGCTGGCGTCGAACGTACCACTCACACCAAACGGATCAACCGTGGTATTCCCGGAGATCTTCTCGCCATCCAGTTTTCCGTCAAAGCTCAGCAACAGCGCGGTTCCGTTATAGTCGCCGGGTTGCGACCACTTGATCTGCTGGCCATCAATCTTTCCGGTCACCTTAGCCTCGCCTGCTTCACCTTTGCAGGTGCCCGACAGGTCTGCTCCGGCCTGGACGAAGTTACACTCCATTTCGCTATCGCTACCGCCGACCGACAAGTGGACCTTCCATTTGCCGCTGGCGTCAGGAGCGGCGGCGGTCTGTGCGAATGAGAGGGTGGAGAGCAGGGTAAGCGAGGCGACGAAGAGTCTCATGAAGGGATTGACCTTTCCGGTGCACATGAATTACATACGTGTGAACACGCATTAATCTATACCGCCGGATTCCAATACTGTCCAGCGGAAATTCTTTTTCTCCCTGTGGAGGCTTTTCCCATGACCCTGGCAGGTTTTGAGGCGGTTCAGCCGGCTCACGTACCATCGTTGGTGATGAAGCAAGATAGACCGCTGACCAAACACGCCATCAAGAGCAAGGCCACCCGCGATGCCCTGCTGAAGGCGGCCGAACAGATCTTTGCGCGTGACGGATACGAGCGGGCGCAGATCGATGAGATCGCACAGCTTTCAGGCCGGACCCGCGGCGCCGTCTACGCGCAGTA
This genomic window from Terriglobus albidus contains:
- a CDS encoding GlxA family transcriptional regulator; this encodes MRKVVIVGPPPVQILDVAGPLEVFSNVPGYEVQLAHPGTGDTLPTHRGFALTNAIPIREITGKIDTLVVVGGPGAENGIYDETFIAWIAEAGAKARRVAAICTGAFLLAKAGLLDGRNAVTHWNFCDRMAKEFPEVTVKAESIFLKDGPIYTSAGITAGIDLCLALVEEDHGHEAALRVARFLVMFLVRPGGQSQYSHMLSRQAITSQPLRELQVWMLEHLREHLTVDRLAERMGMSARNFTRVCLREMRMNPGQFVDRMRVEAAQQMIDSSSMGLKEIADACGFRSADAMRRTFLRVLGVTAGEYVNRFRRDATKA
- a CDS encoding methyl-accepting chemotaxis protein; the protein is MKNLTIKQKLMSATGALTLLAMVLGGAFAYRVSTLGDTIHTLGVDDAHKFYLAGVADASGSEMLAAQRGELAQAAMGNWDMAAQREHQYAQHEAEFRKAIKGIRDVGVGSAGADLLNKTEATLDRLAPIHVRFAAAVNNHDLKQAADLNLNELTQPLEEADNLSSQILEHQQKIMTDASNDARSSVVTAESISMTLLLLAFIASAVVGWIVIRLERDLRKNVLALNQGAEQIASAASQISSSSQNLARDSSEQAAMIEETSASSEEISSMAKRNADNARSAMGIVGTAVGTSHQSAAAVKECVNSMTSINESSQQIAKIINVIDKISFQTNILALNAAVEAARAGEAGAGFAVVAEEVRNLAQRSAEAARETSALIGAALTNAEDGRTKIESMAEAGAKLEGSFTEIKSLVDQIGDGSSEQVGGVDQIARAIGRMESVTQKNAANAEESAAAAEQLNAQSGALYELAARLGAMVGVQTSSRAMTHQSAKSVSAKPAVKAAAKPAKPMIRPVAIPVPVAVGAGNDANFVEF
- a CDS encoding DUF2306 domain-containing protein, with amino-acid sequence MSTVPLSSPTTRFPRWLRIFFWFCIVIAVAVVTRRVVSFLAPARNAPPMMVSVEEAFMSRKALTLAHILPAGALVLLLPFVLRRGPGTRRGLEGAVYALGFIVGITAYAMSGHPVGGIIERSAVLFFNTLYLFCLTRSFLLWSSKAFPLAGRWLLRAMGILLGIATTRPVMGVFFATSRLTHMTPQQFFGIAFWIGFSINTVVIELWLRKHPVISN
- a CDS encoding HD domain-containing protein: MTTDTLPTISGVTIPDSKLAQAITTFIRDTETSLLFNHSSRVYLFAALAGKRRGLNFDPELLYAGAMFHDIGLMPSHSSPRDRFEVDGANAARDFLRSHKIPEQEIDHVWTAIALHTTPGIPQYMHPVVALVTAGVEMDVLGIDYTSFADADREAVVNAFPRTPAFKEDILQAFYDGIHHKPETTFGNVKADVLADKDPNFKRGNFCRVIRNSMWRG